ttgaAATGTCTTTAGAAAAGTATTCTCCATGGAATTGTATAGAAAAATGCTCCATTACCTTGGCCACATCCATCAATTTATTACTGGGCACTGTTAAGTTACCTCTTGAAGCATAAGCTATCCAACTAGAACTATTCATATCACCATTAGACATCAAGTGTGGATATTTAGCTCTGAAATGATGCGCTAAAAATCCAGTGATATATTCTAAGCCAgccattgatataatatcattattgatattctcattcatattttttatttcaaaatcaaattcatcttcatcaaatattaaatcattgccATCAAGTATTGCATCAAAAATTGACTGTGTAAGTATAATGTCTTTCTCAGCTTCATTGGCATCattttcatttgaaatgtttttattttctagaaGTTTGGTGGATAAATTATTTGTCATAACATCatcttcaacatttttatgcaaactGAATACTGCCGAAGAGTGTTTtcccaatatatattttttgagtcTATAAATAAACTCTAATGGTGCTGGATGGTCAAATGAGTGACCCATAGCTCGTaagtatgaaaataaatgttctaaaatatCTTGATTTAATCGACGagttaatatatatgttataccaTTGAATTGATCCTGAAAAAggaataaattagtataaatttagtttttaaaattttaagaactTATAAGCTTTTTGTTACTATTATCTATAGTCATTATTTTAGttagttaaattgtatttatatatcttatacatatatattaggtatatatattagtataaggtctatgattgtattaaatgtatagtagtagtagtagtagtagtataacTTTATTAGtagatatattgttattataataataattattattattattgccgaaCAATTTTAGACTACTGGAAATATTTTTACCTGTAAGTATGGCAAAAGTTGTATAAGTGAtgcattacttattagtataccATGTTAGAAAGGCAACATTGAACAATGCTTATTGActcttaaattttcaattattgatGACATTTTCTTCAATAAATCAATTTGTTTATCTAGATCCTTTCCAAAAGCCGGATGTGGTCCAAATtggttgttaaaataaaattgtgaatatCGAACCAGTCATTCACCATTTGAATAAAGTCagatgttattttgtaataattctcTGCACCTGTTCTATTAAAAAGTTGATTATCACCAACAAAAAGTATTGCCTTGGCTGTATTTGCAGATAAAACTCTTGCTGTCGCTTTTACATTTTGTCTTTCACTCCCTTTAACATCTAGTAAAGTCTTTGATAGTTTCCATCCAGGTTTCAATTGTGCTGTTTGAATGTCCACTAGTTTATCCAAGGGCTTTCTATTTATAACTTGACCATCAGCAAGTATGAGATCATTATCTAATAAATGGTTTCTTATAAGCTTAAGCAAATGTGGTGTATCtgcaaaacaaaatactttttcACCTGGAATACTTGGATTCTCAAAATATGGTTTGGTTGGagttatatctaattttttatgAAGGCCTCTATTTTTTGGTCCCATGTCTGACACAAAAGCAACTACTAAAAACCCAACATCATGGagtttttttattgcattgttTAAAATAGTAACCGACATATCACAATCAAAATCGAAGAAGATTGGTTGCTTCCACTGGCTAAATAATCCACGTGCACACATAACTTGCACATTATTGTGAGGTCCTAGTATTCTCTGTTCTTGAGGCTCATATTCAATTctattatgtaagtacatttcatcaaatgatattattgttattttttcaagGTCTGTCATATTTTCAGATTTTCCTTTCATTACAGAAAAAACATCATCAATAAAACCAGGACGCAAAGTCATTACTTGTGTTCTTCGACAGAGGGTTGATATTGATGGCaatggaaaatttaattttttggagAGATATCTGTATGCCTTTGGATTTACACTTTGAAGGCTGATTGCACTAGAAATATCCTCAGAAGACCACCGAATTTTCTGGACCCATATGAATTGCTTTCACTTGAccatgtgaaaaaaaattagataaaacaGAAGCTATGTACTTAGCTCTTGAATCAGATTTATGTTGTACTTCAATCAATTCATTTTCCAGTTTCTTATTCTCTTCTTTTGCCTTTTGATTATCATTtcttaattgtttattaatacattatattttctttaattttgtcTTAAGCTCTTTGATTTGTGTTTCAGgattattactgtaaaaattaatgatttgatTTAAACTATTTGTACACTTtgacacaataattaataagttactatttacttgtgaattataaatataactaatttaattaacatactTTTTTGGTCTTCCTATTTTTGGTAATCCACATAAACTTTTTCTTAAACGTTTAGTCCGAGGAGTTAATTgtatttcatcaatattataaggctcaggaaaattattatttatattactaattgaaaatagtgaaaaaaataaaaaacaattaactaaattttttttactttttatttaatatcaggTGGGGGCTACAGCCCTCCCAAAATTTtagccctagttgcgccactaaatattttaaacagtttaaacataatattaattatcatttgatattttactatgttaatataatttaataatcaactatattgctataattttggttattttctatagtataataatacaaatggcATGTTGTGTGCCTTTATGTCcttataaggatttaaaaattagtttttttggtgttcCTAAAACTTCTCCTTTACGGAATGAGTCCGAAAAAGTTTTAGATGttagttttaaaactaattcTAAAGTATGCCGTTACCACTTTAAGAAAGAGGATGTAGTTGATACTTGGGAATCTGGTGCAGGATTTAACAAGTATACAGTACATTACCTTATAATGAGGATGAGACAATACAcatatattcaaaatcaaaataataaaaacctaaacaCCACTAAAAAGAAATTGTCAAAATTAGTGACcacatagatattttataatatgtttattatataggtacactaatatgttattattataaaacatttttgttaactttGTTATTTGTGTTCTTGGATATTGTAATTATGTGATAATTACttctttgtattatattgttataaataagtGTTTATAAGACACTTGACATAACTATGTCAGAaatcaaaataggtacctagttaagaaaaattatgtaatagtataatgtgaaaatatattacttattactatatctattataaggtaaaaaaataagttaaaatcaaattcaaaaatgttgttttttattaaataaaaaaaaagtatattttttaacttatgtaCCGTTAATTTGACAAACAGTCAATTTTCCTTAAATCATTAACAATAGTTTACTCTCCATCTGAACCAGAATTATCATCCAGAGATGCCTTAGCATATTTCAATGCATCATCAAATACTTCTTTTGAAACTTCTTCATGTTTTCCATTAGTATGGCTACCAACCCAGCTAAGTTCAAGTTCAAACTGTTTATCTTTCAACTCATCATGCACCatgtaaattctaaaaaaaaaataaataaaatgtcaaacccatacaaatacaaaataaaaaaaaattgtatacatctTAACAGCTTCTTTAATCAATTCTTTACAtgtcattgtattcaaattcaatttttctatTTCAGTTTGGGCTGTTTGTTTAGCTTCACCAATAGCACATCCAAAATATCCCTAAAATTACAAACAGTTATAGAtgagatattacatttttagtttttttaaatatgttaacaaagcacagattttttaattaatattaaaatttttaatataagcaggtactataatagtattgagCTAGAACTAACATTTTTTGTGTTAGTGCTGGTTTTTggaaattagttttataaaaaattcaatatttaacaatatttataaagaaataagCAAAAACATACAAATGATACTCCAGCTGGATCAATCATGTACATTTGAGGACCGTCCTGAGGATCATAAGAACCAATAATAACAGTACATCCAAATGGCCTAATATAACTGTACAATGTATGAATACGTAAGTACTCGGATActctttcatttaaatattccaaTGAAATGGGCATACTGTAATTCTGACGATATGATCTCGCTTCCTCACGTGCGACATTTAATATTGCACTGGCATCAGCAGTCGATCCTCCAACAGCCTAAATggaaagtttattattatatgataggctaaaaatacatatatatttcaaaacctACCATTCCAATATGATCTTCCACACTGAATAATCTTTTTCCTGTACAATCTTCATAAAGTTTTGACTTGACCAACCTCACCACGGCAAAAACGACACCATCAGAACCACATAAAACTATGGCAGTTCTAACAAATACAAATCATGgatccaattaaaaataatataataattaaataactatatcatGGTATTTACCCGCTATTTTTAATTGCTTTGAAAGCATATTTAACTTGAAATACTCGACCATCGGGCAAAATCTGAGGTGCTGATAAAtcatactgtaaaaaaaatatttcacatgtattatattttacgaaatctaaaaatgtaatgaaatattatcatcatctttaattttatgaattgtacataataaattacgttAAACAATCGAAAATGTAAAATGGACATTGccgttgaaaaaaatcaaaacattatacTTACGCCAGTTCCAATTGAActcattttgaattatttattgtgattaaagcgctttctaaatacctattttaatataagaattaaaggaacaaaaatgaaattgtatagtttttacTTGAATTATCTATCaggcatttttattattctctaGGAATGAAATTTTGCAAACTAACACTGATAATgcaaataaatttgattataaaaacataacctAACATTTACATGACCAGTGTGACCATTTGGAATTTACCTATCTCCTGATAAATCCCTGTTTTGGAATAATATTCACCGAACACAGATtagatcatattaatattattcaaaatattatattatagctctaagtgtaactcgggacccgttggactcgctgagagtgggtaccgattttggagacaatgttgttggaattataaaagtcgtgggcagtaaagttgtaagacgaaaatttatgatttgtgataaggattattgatatggattggagataggGCTTAGCGTTTTaacgggaatgtttaaaagttagagcgtctagcaatccgtcacaaacgttgtaaatggataggctggatacgatcttctgtgttgttaaaaagtgtagagtcgatcggtgtattcgattgtctagctatcagtcatcaaatcacataggtaggcaATCGAATTGCggacataatgagaagcgtatGGAATCAGGTATGTAAACAATCTACTGTTGATTGCCGaccacgttggtagcgtaggtaactgaagaacggaaaatatagttagacccccgagccccccgtgttagttgtaagtgagtactgattttggagacacagtcgaattataaatgCCACACTTAAATAGAAGGGGATTTTGTAATAAGGCCTGGCTCTATGGTGGTCTCGTTTCGAAGGCGGGAAATTTTAAAAGTCCAGTTTCAGTGTCTAGAAATCTCCCATGGCCcatgaaaatcgacaattcaatgATACCATCCCCCAGCTAAATTCGAAAACCTGCATTttagagtgtctagcaagtcagtcatcgCCCGtctaagatgaaaaaaaaataagcaatccaCCTGCGGCGGATAGAGTGGTATGAGCCGTCgcatgtccggtgctttttcttatgtaaaaagtgtaaagtcgaaaaccATGTTGTGTCGAAAACCatgagtgtctagcaagtcaaaatcgattacctaactttcaagttagTCACCTAGGTAGGCAATCTGACTTCGTTGGATCGCAGACAATATGCTACAGCaaatcaggtaggcaatccacctgcggtgcATTGCAGACCCGACGAcgaacggctataagtgaaaacacTATCACACAACGGCTGAGACActattgagcataaaacacctttttagcgatacgattgagctaaattgtcggtgtatcaaaggaaatcggaatacaaaagaaaacctacacgattgagcataaaaaactcggcaacgttgccatttttcattttaagctatattataatattatacaaaaatatttatttaaataattatattaattcaaaatataacataccaaatattctttcatagtttatgaaatagtcacatttcataaatctgttcgatgataataataataatagttatgaaaataataaaataaaaatatggtatcaattaaaaattgcatGGTTTATAAAtcaagaatactacagagtatgggtgatcgaacactgatattatttttataataattttggaattgtatcttaatttattatcttatattttctcccaattttaaatatttaaaacatcggaactttattgctccgtaactaatttattaatcaataacattgtcgataaagctgggctcggctcacggctcgcgtctgacatcaaaataatacgttaaaataataaattagaaaatttcggccacgtgaatgtggaaacatcgcataaaatattctatgctcaatcgtgctttaccgtactccacttacgaaataatttacgaaaaatacaaactttatattataaaaataaatataatatgtatttatataatataacaatggacATTTCAAGGAacgtgcaattataattcctgataaaattaataacatatagatacatacactatatattaacttaatctctagaatattaatataaaaaaaaaacgtgaaataaatcgaaaaaaaaatgcaaaaaaattcgaGCTGCGGGCGGCCGTGTTATACCATAGGGCACGGGGAGTCGCCGCCCGGAAGAGCGCACGACGGATTCGAACTCGGACCTGCCTAGCAACCTACGTTTGGGGAACCTACGCCTAGCCTACTACGCCACGATTTGGGTTGCTGCTTACGGTTAGAACTTCATTACTTAAGCTGTGACGCTGTGTATCAACGGAGCGAcgtaaactaatataatattcaatatacatcgatgtaatcgtatataatttgatgtaggtatctacacactgtttaaactatttaattgtaatttattcaatgatttgaccgttattattatgattacattattataatgtatgtttgaatgatacatttatttaatatcaaaccGCAAAATTGTGTTTAGGTTAAGCAATATACCAACGTTATTAAAGACTtaacaataatgcaatatttattgaatcaaaaacaaaattgtacacTTGTGCGTTGGAACGAAGACCGACTGACATTTCGTGAACGCGAATTTTAAAGTCTACACACCGTATTTGCGTACAAACCACATATCCAcgggtttcaaaaaaaataaaattaacagatATAGCAAAAACGGCAATGGAAAAAACGAATCGAGaaaaacgaaaagaaaaaaaaacaataataacgacCGAAGCTAGCGAAAAATGGCGTAAAAAGCATTTGAAAACCAACCGACCGCCGCCGCGGCGAAAGTACGCGATTGGACGCGCCAAGGAATCGCCGGGAACGGGTCGAGCCACCGTACTAAgatactatcttagtccgtgggtCGAGCGGACTATAGAAACGGAGcggtgttaaattttttacgcCACGGTTTCACTTAGCTGGCGTTTTCCGTTCCATGGGTGGCTTGCAGACACCTGATCTCGTAGTCAGCTGatcttcattttatatattaagaagATTTTAGTATTTCTAaacatatagtttaaaatatatatgtatatattatataagtcattttacatttaccattttatttgaccattaaaaaaaatattattcctaatacattttgtataataaatgaaatgttttccCAACCGACAAAAAGACGGCCGTCCACAGCTGAGCTTCACTTGtaacaatgtaaattgtataggaGTTCCCTATCTAGTGTAGAATAGAAGTCTGTGATCTAGGTACTGTCTCAAGAAtctaatggtaaaataattggtttttattttttgtttatttttagtgtgtgtatttattttttccctgAAATGACGATGTCTTCGAACATCGATAacaataacataggtacctgctctaatatatttaggtattctCTATTATTGTTGACTGTTGTTACGTCTGgatataagtaatttaacaatattgataacCTTTTAACGTAACATAACATTATCTTTGGATGTATACAGCGTGTTTCTTGGATATACAGaatgattgaaaaatgtaaaaaaattttatcactaattattgaatttatttttgaaataaaaattattacgagTACcatcagtatttatattttatttacttctactctttaattatttatatactaataaaattaattattattaaatattaattatatacaaaggATATATTATGGGCTAACAACATTATCAACCATAACACTGCTTCGATATCAATTACTTCGAACATAAACTataccgatattatattatattactccaAAATATTTGCATTTCGCTGATAAAGTTAACCACATGTCtacatgataattttattgataagtaaaaaccattataatattataatttataagttatatatttaatatatgttataacaatataacctCGAATATAACTtagtatagattttattaaagtataatccACGCTCCACGATGTAAAGTAGATCTTCTCAAAGTTCAGAACTTCAGAATTTGTAAATGAAAAACAGAATCACACTACACGATGTCACAGCtagtatgatattaaaatttatatctgATATcttttttcatgaaaatgtataaaacatgtGATTTCCTTTTGATATTACCTTAATTTAGACGATTGATAAATtggaaatttgatattttaatattttaaatatttgttttgacgATCTCAgtgtcattttttttcttcaatgtggcaaggtaataattatatttgcttAAGTACACTCTTTGTAATCATTTAAAGCTCTTCCATCTTGTAttgctaaaaataatttgaaacaaaCAATTGCCGCCGTCGATTTTTAATATCTAGCAGATATTCTTTGCTCCCAATCACatcttataatttgaaattcattAAGCTATTTGTTATTAACAGAATTTGTTGACTTCAGTTTCTATAAAAAAGTTGtagtaaatttgttttgtgtaatttaattattcttttcaCATTAATCTAAGACCACTCTGTCTGTGGTTGACgagttataaacaattttatatccaTTCATCCTATTTAGAGGATGATGGAATCTATAACACATATTAATTGTGAATCGACTAAAAGCTGTCTACACATAAATTGGTAATttggcattttattttttgaagatattttagatattaccTCAAAAACAGGATGTaccatattttgaattcaattacaTCAACGATTTTTCAAGTATTACTATTAAGAGATAttggttttgaaataataacttgtttttttatttttgtatataaattaccatttttgccatattttgacaaatgaagagcttataaatattaatagatgatt
This portion of the Acyrthosiphon pisum isolate AL4f chromosome A1, pea_aphid_22Mar2018_4r6ur, whole genome shotgun sequence genome encodes:
- the LOC100161215 gene encoding proteasome subunit alpha type-3-like, with product MSSIGTGYDLSAPQILPDGRVFQVKYAFKAIKNSGTAIVLCGSDGVVFAVVRLVKSKLYEDCTGKRLFSVEDHIGMAVGGSTADASAILNVAREEARSYRQNYSMPISLEYLNERVSEYLRIHTLYSYIRPFGCTVIIGSYDPQDGPQMYMIDPAGVSFGYFGCAIGEAKQTAQTEIEKLNLNTMTCKELIKEAVKIIYMVHDELKDKQFELELSWVGSHTNGKHEEVSKEVFDDALKYAKASLDDNSGSDGE